A portion of the Cryptomeria japonica chromosome 5, Sugi_1.0, whole genome shotgun sequence genome contains these proteins:
- the LOC131876219 gene encoding uncharacterized protein LOC131876219, whose product MGRGEEEEEVEEGGGGDSGGGGVGQGVRDRGIVGGLDRGRGGGGVGGLDRGGRLLLGTGGVGRVEALLAAVPGQLRVYTHPQDAQIRALYITMQELQAQVLAQQCQIMQIMVKRDAEREHWAWAEDLSERLERAMTSAPM is encoded by the exons ATGGGGAGAGGTGAGGAGGAAGAGGAGGTAGAAGAGGGTGGTGGAGGAGATAGTGGAGGAGGAGGTGTTGGTCAAGGAGTCAGAGATAGGGGGATAGTAGGTGGATTAGATAGAGGGAGGGGAGGTGGTGGAGTAGGTGGTTTGGATAGAGGAGGTAGACTCCTTCTAGGTACTGGAGGGGTTGGTAGGGTAGAGGCTTTGCTAGCTGCG GTACCTGGTCAGCTTAGGGTATATACTCATCCGCAGGATGCACAGATCAGAGCACTATACATCACAATGCAAGAGCTACAGGCACAGGTGCTAGCACAACAGTGTCAGATTATGCAGATTATGGTCAAGCGGGATGCGGAGAGAGAGCATTGGGCTTGGGCAGAGGATCTTTCTGAGAGATTGGAGAGAGCGATGACTAGTGCCCCAATGTGA